A stretch of Rhizobium sp. TH2 DNA encodes these proteins:
- a CDS encoding c-type cytochrome: protein MTIGWKHLVAALASILIGGIVIAWLGVIDIRASSGHWRATDWFLHFVMRSSVRTSAIGVEVPDLGNPAYLPLAAGHYEAACADCHGSPERGRSPAVLAMLPPPPDLKGVVREWSDAELFQIVRHGVRYTGMPAWPTANRDDEVWAMVAFLRRYPEIDAKAYHRLRGAREPTSAAEPDERVEGCDACHASMRLDGSSLIPRLNGQSETYLVESLEAFRDGRRSSGIMQTAVAALDDTDIAGLAKVYADRPMEDRRTAQPPALVVSGDAARKIPACSTCHDKPGLNPAFPKLSGLSRNYIRNQLKLFVAGARGGTAYRELMYRAVRSLTEQDIEALAEHYGR from the coding sequence ATGACGATAGGATGGAAACACCTCGTCGCGGCACTCGCCTCCATCCTGATCGGCGGCATCGTGATCGCGTGGCTTGGCGTGATCGATATCCGCGCAAGTTCCGGCCATTGGCGCGCGACCGACTGGTTCCTGCACTTCGTGATGCGTTCTTCTGTTCGCACCTCCGCCATCGGCGTCGAAGTGCCCGATCTTGGCAATCCGGCCTACCTGCCTCTCGCCGCTGGCCATTATGAAGCCGCCTGCGCCGATTGCCACGGATCGCCGGAACGCGGCCGCTCGCCGGCCGTGCTCGCCATGCTGCCGCCGCCACCCGATCTCAAGGGCGTGGTCCGGGAATGGTCGGACGCGGAACTATTCCAGATTGTCAGACATGGCGTGCGCTATACCGGCATGCCTGCCTGGCCGACGGCGAACCGGGATGACGAGGTCTGGGCAATGGTTGCCTTCCTGCGGCGCTACCCGGAGATCGATGCTAAAGCCTACCATCGCCTTCGCGGCGCGCGGGAGCCGACGAGCGCTGCCGAACCGGACGAGCGTGTGGAAGGTTGCGACGCTTGCCATGCGTCGATGCGCTTGGACGGCAGCAGCTTGATCCCAAGGCTCAATGGTCAGTCGGAAACGTATCTCGTCGAAAGCCTGGAAGCTTTCCGAGACGGGCGGCGTTCAAGCGGCATCATGCAAACAGCGGTCGCCGCGCTGGACGACACCGACATTGCGGGACTGGCGAAAGTCTATGCTGACCGTCCGATGGAGGATCGTCGCACGGCGCAGCCGCCTGCACTCGTTGTCTCGGGAGATGCCGCCCGCAAGATCCCGGCTTGCTCGACCTGCCACGACAAGCCCGGGCTCAATCCGGCCTTTCCGAAGCTTTCCGGCTTGAGTCGAAATTACATCCGAAATCAGCTCAAGCTCTTTGTCGCTGGCGCGCGTGGCGGCACAGCTTATCGCGAACTCATGTACCGGGCAGTGCGAAGCCTGACGGAGCAGGATATCGAAGCTCTGGCCGAACATTACGGCCGATAG
- the coxB gene encoding cytochrome c oxidase subunit II has translation MGAGKTIRTIYPGIIVVLLSGCADQQSALNPAGEEAQSVYVLFLTMAAGAAIIWLIVIGLMIHAFREGRKQHPQEGSQALILWGGAVFPSAVLLLLLAYTLWLMPNVRPWLGGQEAAPRIEISGEQYWWRIRYRDSEGELLFETANELRLPLGEPTTFSLLARDVIHSFWIPALGGKMDMIPGRTNQLTLTPTRAGIYRGPCAEFCGTSHALMLVTAVVMERRDYDRWIAGRTSRATLPSSDGAVLFVKHGCPACHAVAGTEAVGRIGPDLTFLGERATVGAGALENTPENIARFIRDPSAIKPGATMPAFDMLPEAEIRTLAAWLGGLE, from the coding sequence TTGGGCGCCGGCAAGACGATCCGCACGATCTACCCGGGCATCATCGTCGTTCTCCTATCGGGCTGCGCCGACCAGCAGTCGGCGCTGAACCCCGCCGGCGAGGAAGCCCAATCTGTCTATGTCCTCTTTCTCACGATGGCTGCGGGCGCCGCCATCATCTGGCTGATTGTCATCGGGCTGATGATCCATGCATTTCGCGAAGGGCGGAAGCAGCATCCACAGGAGGGCTCGCAGGCCCTGATCCTCTGGGGAGGCGCGGTATTCCCCTCCGCGGTGCTTCTGCTTCTGCTGGCTTACACGCTGTGGCTCATGCCCAATGTCAGGCCCTGGCTCGGTGGGCAGGAGGCTGCACCGCGCATAGAGATTTCAGGGGAGCAATATTGGTGGCGTATCCGCTACCGCGATTCCGAGGGCGAGTTGCTCTTCGAAACCGCCAATGAGCTGCGCCTGCCCCTCGGCGAGCCGACCACGTTCTCGCTGTTGGCCCGCGACGTCATCCATTCCTTCTGGATTCCAGCCTTGGGCGGCAAGATGGACATGATCCCGGGCCGCACCAATCAGTTGACCCTGACGCCGACGCGAGCCGGAATCTATCGCGGACCATGCGCCGAATTCTGCGGCACATCGCATGCGCTGATGTTGGTGACGGCTGTGGTGATGGAGCGCCGGGACTACGACAGATGGATCGCCGGACGGACAAGCCGCGCCACGCTGCCATCGAGCGATGGCGCCGTACTCTTCGTCAAGCACGGCTGCCCCGCCTGTCATGCAGTTGCCGGGACAGAAGCGGTGGGCCGGATTGGTCCGGATTTGACGTTTCTCGGCGAACGGGCGACGGTCGGGGCGGGCGCGCTTGAAAACACGCCCGAGAATATTGCGCGCTTTATCCGCGATCCCTCAGCCATCAAGCCCGGCGCGACGATGCCCGCCTTCGACATGCTGCCCGAAGCCGAAATCAGAACGCTTGCCGCCTGGCTCGGAGGCCTCGAATGA
- the ctaD gene encoding cytochrome c oxidase subunit I, which translates to MTIEIADALPENERREQEERLRAVWASPTGWRYWTSVNNTQIGLWYGAAAMIFMLFGGVLALLMRVQLAVPRNDFLSADLFNQAFTLHGTVMMFLFAVPIFEAVAIFLLPSMLGARELPFPRLSAFGFWSFVLGGVFVCGSIFFNAAPNTGWFMYPPLATDKQYSGIGADIWLLGLSFIEVASIAAAVELIVGIMKCRAPGMRINLMPLFAWYLLIVAGMILFAFPPLIAGDILFEMERMFDWPFFDAARGGDPLLWQHLFWIFGHPEVYIIFLPAIALMAMIVPTFSQRPIVGYTWIVLAAVGTGFLSFGLWVHHMFTTGLPQISLAFFSAASEAVAIPTGVQIFVFIATMLAGRVILSVPMLFGAGGLAIFVIGGLTGVMVALVPFDWQAHDTYFVVAHMHYVMIGGVLFPVVAGLYYYFPLINAKHLHETWGKVAFWLMFAGFNIAFFPMHITGLRGMPRRIFTYPEEVGWDWLNLISTTGAFIFASGVAIIVIDVLWPKHRRPKSEVNPWNSGTLEWISEPEENWGVRSVPVIKSRYPLWDQPNLMEDIKAGRFYLPDAREGQRETLVTSVLDAEPQLLLRVAGTSYLTIVSALSLGGVFIALTFHWWITAIVSGVITLAAILLWLWNGTNEIPDHEEKDVGLGLKLPLYASGPASVGWWAMFITMVGDGTAFGSLLFGYFFYWTIHDDFTGGLAGPGMFWPLVALVLLLLAWAQMLVARRLNAAGEIGWTRLVLFAALLLTLGGSLAGLYGPWSHGMDPTAHVYPAIVWVLVLWTVLHAAVGAIMQAYCLARSFAGRLSARYDMDLHNVVLYWHFMAVTALSTFVVIGLFPEMR; encoded by the coding sequence ATGACCATCGAGATCGCCGACGCCCTGCCGGAGAACGAGCGCCGAGAGCAGGAAGAGCGGCTGCGGGCGGTGTGGGCCAGCCCCACCGGCTGGCGCTACTGGACATCGGTCAACAATACCCAGATTGGCCTTTGGTATGGTGCTGCGGCCATGATCTTCATGCTCTTCGGCGGCGTGCTGGCGCTTCTGATGCGGGTTCAACTCGCCGTGCCAAGGAACGATTTCCTGTCGGCTGACCTCTTCAACCAGGCCTTCACGCTGCATGGCACGGTGATGATGTTCCTCTTTGCCGTGCCGATCTTCGAGGCGGTGGCGATCTTCCTCCTGCCGTCGATGCTCGGCGCCCGCGAACTGCCGTTTCCGCGCCTTTCCGCTTTCGGCTTCTGGAGTTTCGTGCTCGGCGGCGTCTTCGTCTGCGGTTCGATCTTCTTCAACGCCGCGCCGAATACCGGCTGGTTCATGTATCCGCCGCTCGCCACCGACAAGCAATATTCCGGCATCGGCGCGGATATCTGGCTGCTCGGCCTCTCCTTCATCGAGGTGGCATCCATTGCCGCGGCCGTCGAACTTATCGTCGGCATCATGAAATGCCGCGCGCCGGGCATGCGCATCAATCTGATGCCGCTCTTTGCCTGGTACCTGCTGATCGTCGCCGGCATGATCCTGTTTGCCTTTCCGCCGCTGATCGCCGGCGACATCCTGTTCGAAATGGAGCGGATGTTCGACTGGCCGTTCTTCGATGCGGCGCGCGGCGGCGATCCCCTGCTCTGGCAGCATCTCTTCTGGATCTTCGGCCACCCCGAGGTCTACATCATCTTTCTGCCGGCGATCGCATTGATGGCGATGATCGTGCCGACCTTCTCACAGCGGCCGATCGTCGGCTACACCTGGATCGTGCTGGCCGCTGTCGGCACCGGTTTCCTGAGCTTCGGGCTCTGGGTGCATCACATGTTCACCACCGGCCTGCCGCAGATCTCGCTCGCGTTTTTCTCGGCGGCATCGGAGGCCGTGGCGATCCCCACAGGCGTACAGATCTTCGTCTTCATCGCCACCATGCTGGCCGGGCGCGTGATCCTCTCCGTGCCGATGCTGTTCGGCGCAGGGGGGCTCGCGATCTTCGTTATCGGCGGCCTGACCGGCGTTATGGTCGCCCTGGTGCCCTTTGACTGGCAGGCGCACGACACCTATTTCGTCGTCGCCCATATGCACTACGTGATGATAGGCGGCGTCCTGTTTCCCGTCGTCGCCGGCCTCTATTACTATTTCCCGCTGATCAACGCGAAGCACCTTCACGAAACATGGGGCAAGGTCGCGTTCTGGCTGATGTTTGCGGGCTTCAACATCGCCTTTTTCCCGATGCACATCACTGGTCTGCGCGGCATGCCGCGACGCATCTTCACCTATCCGGAAGAGGTGGGCTGGGATTGGCTGAACCTGATCTCGACAACAGGCGCATTCATCTTCGCCAGCGGCGTCGCCATCATCGTCATCGATGTCCTCTGGCCGAAGCATCGGCGGCCGAAGAGCGAGGTCAATCCCTGGAATTCAGGCACGCTCGAATGGATCAGCGAGCCCGAGGAAAATTGGGGTGTCCGCTCAGTGCCTGTCATAAAGAGCCGCTATCCGCTGTGGGATCAGCCCAACCTGATGGAGGACATCAAAGCCGGCCGCTTCTATCTGCCCGATGCGAGGGAAGGCCAGCGCGAGACGCTCGTGACGTCGGTGCTCGACGCCGAGCCTCAACTGCTCCTCCGTGTCGCGGGCACGTCCTATCTCACCATCGTCTCGGCGCTTTCGCTCGGTGGCGTGTTCATCGCGCTCACATTCCACTGGTGGATCACCGCGATCGTCTCCGGCGTGATCACGCTCGCGGCTATCCTGCTTTGGCTCTGGAATGGCACCAACGAAATCCCCGACCACGAGGAGAAGGATGTCGGCCTCGGATTGAAGCTGCCGCTCTATGCCTCCGGTCCGGCTTCCGTGGGCTGGTGGGCAATGTTCATCACCATGGTCGGCGACGGCACCGCCTTCGGCAGCCTGCTGTTCGGCTATTTCTTTTATTGGACGATACATGACGATTTCACCGGCGGTTTGGCCGGACCGGGCATGTTCTGGCCCCTCGTGGCGCTGGTACTGTTGCTCCTGGCCTGGGCCCAGATGCTTGTCGCGCGGCGGCTGAATGCAGCGGGTGAGATCGGCTGGACCCGGCTTGTGCTCTTTGCGGCGCTCTTGCTGACCCTCGGCGGCTCGCTCGCCGGCCTTTATGGGCCATGGTCACACGGCATGGACCCGACGGCTCATGTCTATCCCGCTATTGTCTGGGTGCTGGTGCTCTGGACTGTGCTCCACGCGGCTGTCGGCGCCATCATGCAGGCCTATTGCCTCGCGCGCAGTTTCGCCGGCCGGCTGTCGGCGCGCTACGACATGGATCTCCACAATGTCGTGCTCTACTGGCACTTCATGGCCGTTACCGCCCTTTCGACCTTTGTCGTCATAGGCCTCTTTCCGGAGATGCGGTGA
- a CDS encoding LysR substrate-binding domain-containing protein, translating to MPGGETITRSKITYVNFNQLRSFYAVARELSFTKAADLLCIGQPTVTTQVKALEETYNLQLFVRGPNDLTLTDAGEALLAVARQIFSLEERAHSLLNTVGNQFAGRLHIGTVGPFFVMKQLSKYIDRYPLMHVTLESANSDSIYQKLLNYEVDVGIIGSDYNDPRLDLVCLGKHEVVIAVPVTHPWAHRTQLNIEELDGQRIIMREKGSMTRRALEEVLATNNIRPNIVMELPRDSVLEATAAGLGLGIVSDFEFSRDDRLRTLSIAQHRPFTRSFAACLKERRSLPSIDAFMKMSREMVVETAEALCSS from the coding sequence GTGCCGGGAGGCGAAACGATAACAAGAAGCAAGATCACGTATGTCAATTTCAATCAGCTTCGGTCGTTCTATGCCGTGGCGCGCGAGTTGAGTTTCACCAAGGCCGCCGACTTGCTTTGTATTGGCCAGCCGACAGTGACCACGCAGGTCAAGGCGCTGGAGGAGACCTATAATCTGCAGCTCTTCGTGCGGGGGCCGAACGATCTTACCCTCACCGATGCCGGCGAGGCGTTGCTCGCGGTGGCGCGGCAGATATTCTCGCTCGAGGAGCGGGCGCATTCGTTGCTGAATACCGTTGGCAACCAGTTCGCTGGCCGGCTCCATATCGGCACGGTCGGGCCGTTTTTCGTGATGAAACAACTGTCGAAATATATCGACCGCTATCCGCTGATGCATGTGACGCTGGAAAGCGCGAATTCCGACTCCATCTACCAGAAGCTTCTCAACTACGAGGTGGATGTCGGCATCATCGGCAGCGATTATAATGATCCGCGTCTGGATCTGGTCTGTCTCGGCAAGCATGAAGTGGTTATCGCCGTGCCGGTTACACATCCGTGGGCACATCGGACGCAGCTCAACATCGAGGAACTGGACGGCCAACGGATCATCATGCGTGAAAAGGGATCGATGACCCGCCGAGCACTGGAAGAGGTGCTCGCGACAAACAACATTCGACCGAACATCGTCATGGAACTGCCGCGCGATTCCGTGCTCGAAGCGACGGCCGCCGGATTGGGACTCGGCATCGTCTCCGACTTCGAATTTTCGCGCGACGACAGGCTCCGCACACTTTCGATTGCTCAACACAGACCGTTCACGCGTTCTTTCGCGGCCTGCCTCAAGGAGCGGAGGTCGCTTCCGTCAATAGACGCATTCATGAAGATGTCGCGAGAAATGGTGGTCGAGACGGCCGAGGCGCTCTGTTCGTCATAG
- a CDS encoding calcium:proton antiporter, protein MALFAGLAILSSEDKLLAGGSGAAFVIFAILLVAIVTVSVRVARHAEALAQRIGDPYGTMILTLSAVLIEVVILAIIMSSENSPTLVRDTIYAAVMLDINGIIGLSALIGGLKHGEQPYNDDSGRTYSVMIMTAMGLSMIVPEFVPQARLHLYSIFTIFAMLTLYALFVRMQVGRHSGFFRYSYALAKQQADSDGKRRPPPFVFSIAMIVVGIAIIGFLAEVMSTFLNAGIRATGISPALVAIVVAAISAAPEILTALRAALKNRMQAVINIAMGASLSTVILTVPAMEALAMYTGQPLLMAMTPLQTVMVALTLIVAAINLNDGETNAIEGMTHFVLFGAFIILTILAT, encoded by the coding sequence CTGGCCCTGTTCGCGGGGCTCGCAATCCTGTCGAGTGAGGACAAGCTCCTTGCTGGGGGATCCGGTGCTGCCTTCGTGATCTTCGCGATCCTGCTTGTGGCGATCGTGACGGTCTCGGTTCGCGTGGCGCGTCACGCCGAGGCGCTGGCGCAGAGAATCGGCGACCCCTACGGTACGATGATCCTAACCTTGTCCGCGGTCCTCATCGAGGTCGTCATACTGGCGATCATCATGAGTTCCGAGAACTCGCCAACCCTTGTTCGCGATACGATTTATGCTGCGGTCATGCTCGATATCAACGGCATCATCGGGCTTTCAGCACTCATCGGCGGCCTGAAGCATGGCGAACAACCCTACAATGACGATTCGGGGCGCACTTACAGCGTCATGATCATGACGGCGATGGGCCTATCGATGATCGTGCCCGAGTTTGTGCCGCAGGCCAGATTGCACCTCTATTCGATCTTCACGATCTTTGCGATGCTGACCCTGTATGCCCTCTTCGTGCGCATGCAGGTCGGGCGCCATTCCGGCTTCTTCCGATATAGCTACGCCTTGGCCAAACAACAGGCTGACAGTGACGGAAAGAGGCGGCCGCCACCGTTTGTCTTTTCGATCGCAATGATCGTCGTCGGCATCGCGATTATCGGCTTCCTTGCGGAGGTGATGTCTACGTTTCTAAATGCCGGCATTCGGGCGACCGGGATTTCCCCAGCCCTCGTTGCCATTGTTGTCGCGGCGATCTCGGCGGCGCCGGAAATTCTGACGGCTCTCAGGGCAGCTTTGAAAAACCGCATGCAGGCCGTCATCAACATTGCGATGGGCGCTTCGCTTTCCACTGTCATCCTGACTGTGCCGGCGATGGAGGCGCTGGCGATGTACACCGGCCAACCTCTCCTAATGGCGATGACGCCGCTGCAGACCGTGATGGTGGCGCTTACGCTCATCGTCGCGGCGATAAATCTCAACGATGGAGAAACAAACGCCATCGAAGGGATGACCCATTTCGTGCTCTTCGGCGCGTTCATCATACTCACGATCTTGGCGACATAG
- a CDS encoding cytochrome c oxidase assembly protein — MTRASLAAGILVLLAAWLLAAGGERSFAVHMVAHMAVVAIAAPLTAIGLHGTRLDFFPALTWITPLTASFIELIAVWFWHLPQIRLLADQSPVAANLEQATFLAAGLLLWLSCLSASRLAGAGGLLFTSMHMTLLGVLLAMSPRPLYATGQVICFSVPISAAVDQQVGGVAMLLVGAISYLAGGVALLYRLLADSNETGEQAG; from the coding sequence ATGACGAGAGCAAGCCTCGCCGCCGGTATCCTTGTACTGCTCGCCGCCTGGCTTCTGGCAGCCGGTGGTGAACGCTCTTTCGCCGTCCACATGGTCGCCCACATGGCCGTCGTCGCCATCGCTGCGCCATTGACTGCCATCGGGCTGCATGGAACGCGGCTGGATTTCTTTCCAGCACTGACATGGATCACGCCGCTCACCGCGTCGTTCATCGAACTGATCGCGGTCTGGTTTTGGCACCTGCCGCAAATTCGGCTTCTCGCCGACCAGTCACCCGTTGCCGCAAATCTGGAGCAGGCAACTTTCCTCGCCGCCGGTCTGCTCCTTTGGCTGAGCTGTCTCTCGGCGTCTCGTCTTGCCGGTGCCGGAGGACTGCTCTTCACATCCATGCACATGACGCTGCTGGGGGTCCTGTTAGCAATGTCGCCGCGACCGCTCTATGCCACGGGACAGGTGATCTGCTTCAGCGTGCCTATCAGCGCTGCGGTGGATCAGCAGGTCGGCGGTGTCGCAATGCTACTCGTCGGTGCCATCTCCTATCTCGCCGGCGGCGTCGCCCTGCTGTATCGCTTGCTCGCCGACTCCAATGAAACAGGGGAGCAGGCAGGATGA